From a region of the uncultured Propionivibrio sp. genome:
- a CDS encoding Gfo/Idh/MocA family oxidoreductase yields the protein MPFKALVVGLGQIGMGYDLSLDAEQIYSHARAFATHPDFELVGGVDPSAERRVTFARAYARPAYADIAAALAAQAPDVVALAVPTPYHRAALNEVLENGRPQAILCEKPLADETGAAQAIVAACAAKGIALYVNYIRRSDPGAIEVGRRIAAGLIEAPLKGVVWYSKGLRHNGSHFLNLLESWLGPVQKTAVIDPGRLLPDGDAEPDLDITFEGGRAVFLATREEDFSHYTIELVAANGRLRYEQGGALIEWQPTVSDSRLDGYTRLAETAETIASGMARYQWNVAAQLAAALRGEAAQLCSGDKALALLQTIADVCQRRPAPA from the coding sequence GTTATGACCTGTCGCTCGACGCCGAGCAGATCTACTCGCACGCGCGCGCCTTCGCGACGCATCCCGACTTCGAACTCGTCGGCGGTGTTGATCCGAGCGCCGAGCGCCGCGTCACTTTCGCGCGCGCCTACGCGCGTCCGGCCTATGCAGACATCGCTGCCGCGCTTGCCGCGCAGGCGCCGGACGTCGTTGCCCTCGCCGTGCCGACACCGTACCACCGGGCCGCGCTCAACGAGGTGCTAGAAAATGGACGGCCGCAGGCGATCCTGTGCGAAAAGCCGCTCGCCGACGAAACCGGCGCCGCACAAGCGATCGTCGCTGCTTGCGCTGCCAAGGGCATCGCGCTCTACGTGAATTACATCCGACGCAGCGACCCAGGCGCGATCGAAGTCGGCCGGCGCATCGCCGCAGGCCTCATCGAAGCGCCGCTCAAGGGCGTCGTCTGGTATTCGAAGGGCTTGCGCCACAACGGTTCGCACTTCCTGAACCTGCTCGAATCCTGGCTCGGGCCAGTCCAAAAAACAGCCGTGATCGACCCGGGCCGACTCCTACCGGACGGTGACGCCGAACCCGATCTGGACATTACGTTTGAAGGCGGGCGGGCGGTCTTCCTGGCCACGCGCGAGGAAGATTTTTCGCACTACACGATCGAACTCGTCGCCGCCAACGGCCGCCTGCGCTACGAGCAAGGCGGTGCGTTGATCGAGTGGCAGCCGACCGTCAGCGACTCCCGTCTCGACGGTTACACGCGGCTCGCCGAAACGGCGGAGACAATCGCCTCCGGCATGGCCCGCTATCAGTGGAACGTCGCTGCGCAACTGGCCGCCGCGCTGCGCGGCGAGGCGGCGCAGCTGTGCTCCGGCGACAAAGCGCTCGCCCTGCTGCAAACGATCGCCGACGTCTGCCAGCGGAGGCCGGCGCCGGCCTGA